A window of the Hordeum vulgare subsp. vulgare chromosome 5H, MorexV3_pseudomolecules_assembly, whole genome shotgun sequence genome harbors these coding sequences:
- the LOC123398982 gene encoding heavy metal-associated isoprenylated plant protein 20-like codes for MGALDHLSRLCNLTHTREAIRIKKRRPLTTVNIKVKLDCDGCERRVRNAVKSIRGVTTVVVNRKINKVTVTGYVEPRKVLARVKRTGKTTADMWPYVPYSVATYPYVGGSYDKKAPAGLVRNVPQAMADPAAPEVKYMNMFNDEDVNACTVM; via the exons ATGGGCGCCTTGGATCACCTCTCCCGTCTCTGCAACTTGACACACACAAGGGAAGCCATCAGGATCAAGAAAAGGCGGCCACTGACG ACGGTGAACATCAAGGTGAAGCTGGACTGTGATGGCTGCGAGAGGAGGGTCAGGAACGCCGTCAAATCGATTCGGG GTGTGACGACGGTGGTGGTGAATCGCAAGATCAACAAGGTGACGGTGACGGGGTACGTGGAGCCTCGCAAGGTGCTGGCGAGGGTGAAGCGCACCGGGAAGACGACGGCGGATATGTGGCCGTACGTGCCCTACTCGGTGGCCACCTACCCCTACGTTGGCGGCTCCTACGACAAGAAGGCGCCGGCGGGACTGGTCCGCAACGTGCCGCAGGCCATGGCTGACCCGGCCGCGCCGGAGGTCAAGTACATGAACATGTTCAACGACGAGGACGTTAACGCTTGCACCGTCATGTGA